One Gemmatimonadota bacterium genomic region harbors:
- a CDS encoding tetratricopeptide repeat protein, whose amino-acid sequence MTTPFLSSEEYDERAHVLYNEGRYEDALAVLREGLSTYPAAIGLHVGLGYARLAREEIAWARLAFEHAVALDDEHEDALAGLGEVCLKLGRVEEARRLFRRTLELGYDDDLELMLQIGRALFRDGLAEDARPYFDAAVRAAPDSAEALSLVGYAQHRQGDEDGGIKTLRRALVLDPEFTEARIYLANVMYDRGDREAALYHLSKTTPEDHWDELGIYRFVELKKTIHQVPDDDPLLVAWDARLVELTGEADDIDDLLAEVEATFHASEEQVARHQLELFGAMLVELQERQGPQVHHVMTRDGRSFSGTWEDIVRQMKDGTRVGGVRTVNDFMANEARLGFSLTGVVIPTADAESFIRGSADAGLLRIIG is encoded by the coding sequence ATGACCACTCCATTCCTGAGCTCCGAGGAATACGACGAACGCGCCCACGTGTTGTACAACGAGGGCCGGTACGAGGACGCGCTCGCGGTGCTCCGCGAGGGTCTGTCCACCTATCCTGCTGCGATCGGTTTGCATGTGGGGCTCGGGTACGCCCGCCTCGCGCGCGAGGAGATCGCGTGGGCCCGTCTCGCCTTTGAGCATGCTGTGGCCCTCGATGATGAACATGAGGATGCCCTGGCCGGCCTTGGCGAAGTCTGCCTCAAGCTGGGCCGCGTCGAGGAGGCGCGGCGCCTGTTCCGCCGCACGCTGGAGTTGGGCTATGATGACGACCTGGAGCTGATGCTGCAGATCGGACGCGCCCTCTTTCGCGACGGATTGGCCGAGGATGCGCGGCCGTACTTCGATGCCGCCGTGCGCGCGGCGCCGGACAGTGCAGAAGCCCTGTCCCTCGTCGGGTATGCCCAGCACCGGCAGGGTGATGAAGACGGGGGGATCAAGACCCTGCGTCGGGCCCTCGTCCTGGATCCCGAGTTCACTGAGGCGCGGATATACCTCGCCAACGTCATGTACGATCGCGGCGATCGCGAGGCCGCGCTTTACCACCTGTCCAAGACGACCCCCGAAGATCACTGGGACGAGCTCGGGATCTACCGGTTCGTCGAGCTGAAGAAAACGATCCACCAGGTCCCCGACGATGACCCGCTGCTGGTGGCGTGGGATGCGCGCCTGGTCGAGCTGACCGGCGAAGCCGACGATATCGACGACCTGCTCGCCGAGGTGGAAGCCACCTTCCATGCCAGCGAAGAGCAGGTCGCGCGCCACCAGCTGGAACTCTTCGGGGCGATGCTGGTAGAGCTGCAGGAGCGCCAGGGGCCGCAGGTGCATCACGTGATGACGCGCGATGGCCGCAGCTTCTCGGGGACCTGGGAGGACATCGTGCGCCAGATGAAGGATGGCACACGCGTGGGGGGCGTCCGTACCGTCAATGACTTCATGGCCAACGAGGCCCGACTCGGCTTCTCGCTGACCGGGGTCGTGATTCCGACCGCAGATGCCGAAAGCTTCATCCGGGGAAGTGCCGACGCAGGGCTGCTGCGAATCATTGGCTAA
- a CDS encoding pseudouridine-5'-phosphate glycosidase, with amino-acid sequence MTRRPPAGPIRLTDEVADALRAGQPVVALETSVLAQGLPVPANRDASTRMCAAVRAGGATPALSAIVDGQPTMGLTDAELERFLARDGIRKVTARDIAVCVVRGECGATTVAATLALLPQSGISVFATGGIGGVHREPQYDESADLVELARTSAIVTCAGAKSILDLPATLERLESLSVPVIGYQTDEFPAFFCRSSGLRVSARADDPREIARVFRAHRSLGRREALLVVQPVPEHAALPVALVDDAVQGALAAARADGVRGPSTTPYLLAAVERATGGRTLAANLALLEANARLAAEIAVALSLPDE; translated from the coding sequence GTGACGCGCCGGCCCCCCGCCGGCCCGATCCGTCTGACGGACGAGGTCGCTGACGCCCTGCGCGCGGGGCAACCTGTCGTGGCCCTGGAGACGTCCGTCTTGGCCCAAGGACTGCCTGTGCCGGCCAACCGCGACGCCTCCACGCGCATGTGCGCTGCCGTCCGCGCGGGTGGGGCGACCCCGGCCCTCTCGGCAATTGTGGACGGTCAGCCGACGATGGGGCTGACCGACGCGGAACTCGAGCGATTCCTCGCGCGCGATGGGATTCGCAAGGTCACAGCCCGCGACATTGCCGTCTGCGTGGTGCGCGGCGAATGCGGGGCAACCACCGTCGCCGCCACGCTCGCGCTCCTGCCACAGTCGGGGATCTCCGTCTTCGCCACCGGGGGAATCGGCGGGGTGCATCGCGAACCCCAGTATGACGAGTCCGCGGACCTCGTGGAGCTGGCGCGTACGAGCGCCATCGTCACCTGTGCCGGCGCGAAGAGCATTCTGGACCTTCCCGCCACCCTTGAGCGACTCGAGTCGCTCTCCGTGCCCGTGATCGGGTATCAAACGGACGAGTTCCCGGCGTTTTTCTGCCGGTCGAGTGGGTTGCGCGTCAGCGCGCGAGCAGATGATCCGCGCGAGATCGCGCGCGTCTTCCGGGCCCACCGCTCGTTAGGGCGGCGCGAGGCCCTGCTGGTCGTCCAGCCGGTGCCCGAGCACGCCGCGCTCCCGGTTGCCCTGGTGGACGATGCCGTGCAGGGCGCCCTCGCGGCCGCCCGCGCCGATGGCGTCCGCGGTCCCTCGACCACGCCGTACCTGCTGGCGGCCGTTGAGCGCGCCACCGGGGGACGAACCCTCGCGGCGAACCTCGCCCTGCTCGAGGCCAACGCGCGACTGGCCGCCGAGATTGCCGTTGCGCTCTCCCTGCCTGACGAGTGA
- a CDS encoding aminotransferase class V-fold PLP-dependent enzyme: MTDTLLSFRGEFPILERTTYLASNTLGAMPGTVPDRLAEYVDSWAERGVRAWRDAWWELPERVGNEIAPLLGAGPGEIVMQPNVTIAQATVLSAFQYTAPRNRIVMTELDFPSVRYVYDTLATRLGAEIVVVPSEDGISIDEERIIAAIDERTALVCLSHVLFRSAYIVDLGRIVAHAHRMGARVSADAFHSVGVIPVDVKASGVDFMTGGVLKWLCGGPGGCFLYVSEAVRTQLEPSLTGWNAHAHPFEFAPEMEWADHIYRWQSGTPVIPALYAAIEGPRIVRRAGIEAIRAKSMRQTARLEALANERGYPLTAPRDPARRGGTIAFAVPHAYEVSQYLLARDIIIDYRPQAGIRVAPHFYNRDDELDAVVTAIDECLATGAWQQYAPADAIT; the protein is encoded by the coding sequence ATGACCGATACTCTGCTTTCCTTCCGGGGTGAGTTTCCTATCCTGGAACGCACGACCTATCTCGCGTCCAACACGCTTGGGGCGATGCCCGGCACGGTGCCCGACCGGCTGGCCGAGTACGTCGATTCATGGGCCGAACGGGGAGTGCGCGCCTGGCGAGACGCCTGGTGGGAGCTGCCAGAGCGTGTGGGCAACGAGATCGCACCGCTCCTCGGCGCCGGGCCGGGGGAAATCGTCATGCAGCCTAACGTGACGATTGCCCAGGCCACCGTCTTGTCGGCGTTCCAGTACACGGCGCCGCGGAATCGGATCGTCATGACCGAGCTGGACTTTCCCTCCGTGCGCTACGTGTATGACACGCTGGCGACGCGGCTCGGCGCGGAGATCGTGGTGGTCCCGAGCGAGGATGGGATCAGCATCGACGAGGAGCGGATCATCGCGGCGATCGATGAGCGGACGGCCCTCGTCTGCCTGTCGCACGTCCTGTTTCGCTCGGCGTACATCGTGGACCTCGGCCGGATCGTCGCCCACGCCCATCGCATGGGCGCGCGCGTCTCGGCGGATGCGTTTCACTCCGTCGGGGTCATCCCCGTGGACGTGAAGGCCAGCGGGGTGGATTTCATGACTGGCGGCGTCCTCAAGTGGTTGTGTGGGGGCCCGGGCGGCTGCTTCCTGTACGTCTCCGAGGCCGTTCGCACGCAGCTGGAGCCCTCGCTCACGGGATGGAACGCGCATGCGCACCCGTTCGAGTTTGCGCCCGAGATGGAGTGGGCCGACCACATTTATAGATGGCAGAGCGGGACGCCGGTGATCCCCGCGCTGTATGCGGCGATCGAGGGGCCGCGGATCGTGCGGCGGGCGGGCATCGAAGCCATCCGCGCGAAGAGCATGCGGCAGACGGCGCGACTGGAGGCCTTGGCCAACGAGCGGGGATACCCGCTGACCGCGCCGCGGGATCCAGCCCGTCGTGGTGGGACGATCGCCTTTGCCGTCCCGCATGCCTATGAGGTGTCACAGTACCTGCTGGCGCGCGACATCATCATCGACTACCGACCGCAAGCCGGGATCCGGGTGGCCCCGCATTTCTATAATCGCGATGATGAGCTGGACGCCGTCGTGACAGCGATCGACGAATGTCTGGCCACCGGCGCCTGGCAGCAGTACGCGCCCGCCGACGCCATCACTTGA
- the acnA gene encoding aconitate hydratase AcnA has protein sequence MHPNSFGSRQVLTVGGAPYTIFRLDALRAASGGNVDRLPFSLKVLLENLLRGEDGAFVKKGDIETLAAWDVKKPVDKEIAFRTARVLLQDFTGVPCVVDLAAMRDAIATLGGRPGQINPLQPVDLVIDHSVQVDEYGTDAAFMLNVDLEYERNLERYQFLRWGQTAFNNFRVVPPGTGICHQVNLEYLGRVVFTRQDGNETVAYCDSLVGTDSHTTMINGLGVLGWGVGGIEAEAAMLGQPVSMLIPEVIGFKLTGKLPLGATATDLVLTCTELLRKKKVVGKFVEYYGSGLSSLSLADRATIANMAPEYGATMGFFPVDAETLKYLLLSGRSEEHVALVEAYCKAQGLFREDGTPDPVFTDTLELDLSTVVPSLAGPKRPQDRIALTDVKANYGASLKQHQEQQAAAAAAKGVAAPQSTPIPTEWRGKSFSLTDGHVVIAAITSCTNTSNPSVMLAAGLLAQKAVAKGLTSKPWVKTSLAPGSKVVREYFNKAGVQPALDALGFQIVGYGCTTCIGNSGPLPEPVSKAIDDGKLTVAAVLSGNRNFEGRVNPQTRFNYLASPPLVVAYALAGRMDIDFDKEPIGEGPQGPVFLREIWPTPQEVEDVVLGSVKREQFQKEYGDAFGGDDQWKAIAIPTGDRYAWDGQSTYVKHPPYFEGMTMTPPGVQPIANARVLGMFADSITTDHISPAGSIAEKSPAGQWLLSLGVAKKDFNSYGARRGNHEVMMRGTFANIRLKNELTPGMEGWWTRTAPDAEPTSFFAASEDYRACGTPLVIIAGKEYGTGSSRDWAAKGTMLLGVRTVIAESFERIHRSNLVGMGVLPLEFTDGQTRQSLGLSGFERYTVEGMSDTMAPRSRLTVIARAADGSEKKFSALCRIDTPEELQYYRHGGILPYVLRQLASR, from the coding sequence ATGCACCCGAATTCCTTCGGCAGCCGGCAGGTCCTGACCGTCGGTGGCGCGCCTTACACGATCTTCCGGCTGGACGCCCTCCGCGCCGCGTCCGGCGGCAACGTCGATCGCCTCCCGTTCTCGCTCAAGGTCCTGCTGGAGAACCTGCTGCGCGGGGAAGACGGCGCCTTCGTCAAGAAGGGGGACATCGAGACCCTGGCCGCGTGGGACGTCAAGAAGCCGGTCGACAAGGAGATCGCCTTCCGGACCGCCCGCGTCCTGCTGCAGGATTTCACCGGGGTGCCATGTGTCGTCGACCTCGCGGCGATGCGTGACGCCATCGCCACGCTCGGCGGGCGACCGGGGCAGATCAACCCACTCCAGCCGGTGGACCTGGTGATCGACCACTCCGTCCAGGTGGACGAATACGGCACCGACGCGGCCTTCATGCTCAACGTGGACCTGGAGTACGAGCGCAACCTGGAGCGCTACCAGTTCCTGCGCTGGGGCCAGACCGCCTTCAACAACTTCCGGGTCGTGCCCCCGGGCACCGGCATCTGCCACCAGGTGAACCTCGAGTACCTCGGCCGCGTGGTGTTCACGCGGCAGGACGGAAACGAGACGGTGGCGTACTGCGACTCCCTGGTCGGCACGGACTCGCACACCACGATGATCAACGGGCTCGGGGTGCTCGGCTGGGGCGTTGGCGGTATCGAGGCCGAGGCGGCGATGCTCGGGCAGCCGGTGTCGATGCTCATTCCTGAGGTGATCGGCTTCAAGCTGACGGGGAAGCTCCCGTTAGGCGCGACCGCGACCGACCTGGTCCTCACGTGCACGGAGCTGCTGCGCAAGAAGAAGGTCGTGGGCAAGTTCGTGGAGTATTATGGCTCCGGCCTGTCGTCGCTGTCCCTGGCGGATCGCGCAACGATCGCCAACATGGCCCCTGAGTACGGGGCCACGATGGGGTTCTTCCCCGTCGACGCCGAAACGCTCAAGTACCTGCTGCTGTCGGGTCGCTCGGAGGAACACGTGGCCCTCGTCGAGGCCTACTGCAAGGCGCAGGGGCTCTTCCGCGAGGATGGCACCCCGGACCCCGTCTTCACCGACACACTGGAACTCGACCTCTCCACGGTCGTGCCGTCGCTCGCCGGCCCCAAGCGCCCGCAGGACCGCATCGCCCTGACCGACGTGAAGGCCAACTACGGCGCCTCGCTCAAGCAGCATCAGGAACAGCAAGCGGCGGCCGCCGCCGCCAAGGGGGTCGCGGCTCCGCAGAGCACCCCGATCCCGACCGAGTGGCGTGGCAAGTCGTTCTCGTTGACCGATGGCCACGTCGTGATCGCGGCCATCACCAGCTGCACGAACACGTCCAACCCGAGCGTGATGCTCGCCGCCGGACTGCTCGCCCAGAAGGCCGTGGCGAAGGGCCTCACCAGCAAGCCATGGGTGAAGACCTCCCTGGCCCCGGGCTCCAAGGTGGTTCGCGAGTACTTCAACAAGGCCGGTGTGCAACCGGCGCTCGACGCCCTCGGCTTCCAGATCGTCGGCTACGGCTGCACGACCTGCATCGGAAACTCGGGCCCGCTGCCCGAGCCGGTGAGCAAGGCGATCGACGACGGCAAGCTGACGGTGGCCGCGGTGTTGTCCGGCAACCGCAACTTTGAGGGACGCGTCAACCCGCAGACCCGCTTCAACTACCTCGCCTCGCCGCCGCTGGTCGTCGCCTATGCCCTCGCTGGGCGGATGGACATCGACTTCGACAAGGAACCGATCGGTGAGGGACCGCAGGGCCCGGTGTTCCTGCGCGAGATCTGGCCAACGCCACAGGAGGTCGAGGACGTGGTGCTCGGGTCGGTCAAGCGCGAGCAATTCCAGAAAGAGTATGGGGACGCCTTCGGTGGCGACGACCAGTGGAAGGCGATCGCCATCCCCACCGGGGATCGCTACGCCTGGGATGGCCAGTCCACCTACGTGAAGCATCCGCCGTACTTCGAGGGGATGACGATGACCCCGCCGGGGGTGCAGCCCATTGCCAACGCGCGGGTGCTCGGCATGTTCGCCGACTCGATCACCACCGACCACATCTCGCCGGCCGGTTCGATCGCCGAGAAGTCGCCGGCGGGCCAGTGGCTTCTGTCGTTAGGCGTGGCGAAGAAGGACTTCAATTCCTACGGCGCCCGTCGCGGGAATCACGAGGTCATGATGCGGGGCACCTTTGCCAACATCCGGCTGAAGAACGAGCTGACGCCGGGAATGGAAGGATGGTGGACCCGCACGGCTCCCGACGCAGAGCCAACGTCGTTTTTCGCCGCCAGCGAGGACTATCGCGCGTGTGGAACGCCGCTCGTGATCATCGCCGGCAAGGAGTATGGCACCGGGTCGTCGCGCGACTGGGCGGCCAAGGGCACGATGCTCCTGGGCGTGCGGACGGTGATCGCCGAGTCCTTCGAGCGCATTCATCGCTCGAACCTGGTCGGGATGGGGGTACTCCCCCTGGAGTTCACGGACGGCCAGACGCGGCAGTCGCTCGGGCTCAGCGGCTTCGAGCGGTACACCGTCGAGGGAATGAGTGACACCATGGCACCGCGGTCACGGCTTACCGTGATCGCGCGCGCCGCTGATGGAAGCGAGAAGAAGTTCTCGGCGCTGTGCCGCATCGACACGCCGGAGGAGCTGCAGTACTATCGCCACGGTGGGATCCTGCCGTACGTGCTCCGCCAGCTGGCGAGTCGTTAG
- a CDS encoding helix-turn-helix transcriptional regulator, translated as MMTSYRERPAVGLAADALECIWEHRGSANESGHLVIPDNCADILLDLAPDGRVLTASVVGVMTEPRRVPSRPGHLVGLRFRPGWLAPLLDVDARELRNARVPLEQVAPAWARVAYGGSAPLRDLVSAVALALAAHRGPAPLVQRVLHELMTGEQDHPVGALCRSSGVSRQYLARAFSHAVGTGPKFVARVARLERVRRSLTSRRGDWARLAADVGFADQSHLVREMRALTGAVPSALDRGSAVPRGEV; from the coding sequence ATGATGACCTCATATCGAGAGCGACCGGCCGTCGGACTGGCCGCCGACGCACTGGAGTGCATCTGGGAACATCGCGGAAGCGCGAACGAGTCAGGGCACCTGGTGATTCCGGACAATTGTGCCGACATCCTGCTGGACCTCGCCCCTGACGGCCGCGTGTTGACCGCCTCCGTGGTCGGCGTGATGACCGAACCGCGGCGGGTGCCGTCTCGCCCTGGGCACCTGGTCGGCCTGCGGTTTCGCCCGGGCTGGCTCGCGCCACTACTGGACGTCGATGCGCGAGAACTTCGAAACGCCCGCGTCCCGCTGGAACAGGTCGCGCCTGCCTGGGCTCGCGTGGCGTACGGCGGCAGCGCGCCCCTGCGCGACCTGGTTTCTGCCGTTGCGCTCGCTTTGGCGGCGCACCGCGGACCTGCCCCACTCGTGCAACGTGTCCTCCACGAGCTCATGACCGGCGAACAGGACCATCCCGTGGGCGCGTTGTGTCGTTCGTCCGGTGTGTCGCGCCAGTACCTCGCGCGGGCATTCAGCCACGCCGTCGGAACGGGGCCGAAGTTCGTCGCTCGCGTCGCTCGCCTCGAGCGCGTGCGCCGGTCGCTCACTTCACGGCGTGGGGATTGGGCGCGGCTCGCGGCCGACGTCGGCTTCGCGGACCAATCGCACCTGGTGCGCGAAATGCGCGCCTTGACCGGGGCGGTGCCGAGTGCCCTCGACAGAGGAAGCGCCGTTCCCCGCGGCGAGGTCTAG
- a CDS encoding tetratricopeptide repeat protein yields the protein MTGSSRLSLDMLRAAIARFDRATDPPDVATALAEAWEGAESALQHLAGTGTLRGQDLLRELRGRNLLTLREAHAVVDLGGLAERVGAGHQPTREERDAAREMCATIVAVLERRGPPAQAATAHPAAEPLPPLPLPQPDGPPRRNLIGRAMIAGVLLVLVGGGGWVVWDLQREPTELRRGRAAYAAGDRLGARNAFSAASGRFPKLAEPLIYLGRISREEGDLASAREYLRRAIVLEPTNSLGHRELGSVLLASGRPDLARSFYERAIRLDPQDKTALGYMGCALMRLGQVPVAQRFLSRAGAGPWSACATLLPPVSPPPAPPGS from the coding sequence GTGACCGGGAGTTCGCGCCTCTCGCTGGACATGCTTCGGGCCGCCATCGCGCGGTTTGATCGTGCCACCGACCCCCCCGACGTGGCAACCGCCCTCGCGGAGGCGTGGGAAGGCGCTGAGTCGGCCCTGCAACACCTCGCGGGCACCGGCACCCTGCGTGGCCAGGATCTGCTCCGCGAGCTGCGCGGCCGCAACCTCCTGACGTTACGCGAGGCACACGCCGTCGTGGACCTCGGCGGACTGGCGGAACGCGTGGGGGCCGGGCACCAGCCCACACGCGAGGAGCGCGACGCCGCCCGTGAGATGTGTGCCACCATCGTGGCGGTGCTGGAGCGCCGCGGGCCGCCCGCGCAGGCCGCAACGGCACATCCAGCGGCCGAACCCCTGCCGCCGCTGCCTCTCCCCCAGCCGGACGGGCCTCCGCGGCGCAACCTGATCGGGCGCGCCATGATCGCCGGGGTCTTGCTGGTGCTCGTTGGAGGCGGCGGGTGGGTCGTCTGGGACCTGCAGCGCGAACCGACCGAGTTGCGGCGCGGCCGCGCCGCGTACGCCGCAGGAGACCGGCTTGGCGCACGGAACGCGTTTTCGGCGGCGAGTGGCCGATTCCCGAAACTCGCGGAGCCATTGATCTACCTCGGGCGTATTTCACGCGAGGAAGGCGACTTGGCTTCGGCGCGGGAATACCTGCGCCGGGCAATCGTGCTGGAGCCGACCAATTCCCTCGGGCACCGCGAACTCGGCAGTGTCCTCCTCGCCTCCGGGCGTCCCGACCTGGCGCGGTCGTTCTACGAGCGGGCGATCCGGCTCGATCCGCAGGACAAGACCGCGCTCGGATACATGGGATGTGCCCTCATGCGCCTGGGCCAGGTGCCTGTGGCGCAGCGCTTCCTCTCCCGTGCGGGAGCCGGGCCGTGGTCAGCGTGCGCCACCCTGCTGCCGCCCGTGTCGCCACCGCCGGCTCCTCCCGGCAGTTAG